A segment of the Bdellovibrio bacteriovorus genome:
CTGGGTCGTCCTTTGGATGACAAAGGCGAAGTCGAAAATTTCCGTGAAGTTCCTTTATACAGTGAAGTCCGCAACCCTCTGGATCGTCGTCCGATTCGTGAGCCTATTGACCTGGGGATTCGTGCCATCAATGGTGCATTAACCGCAGGGCTGGGCCAGCGTGTCGCTATTATGGCGGGTTCCGGTGTGGGTAAATCCGTATTGCTGGGCATGATGGCCCGGAATACGAATGCCGACGTCAACGTGATCGCCATGATCGGTGAACGTGGGCGTGAGGTGCGCGAATTTATCGAGCACGATCTGGGCCCGGAAGGGATGAAAAGATCGGTTGTTGTCTGTGTGACCAGTGACCAAAGCCCGCTGCTACGTATGCGTGGCGCCTATGTGGCGACGGCACTGGCTGAATACTTCTCCTCTCAGGGGAAGAATGTTTTGTTGATGATGGATTCGGTGACTCGTTTTGCGATGGCTCAAAGGGAGATCGGTCTGAGCACCGGTGAACCGCCATCCCAGAAGGGTTACACCCCGAGCGTCTTTGCCACCCTGCCTAAGCTCCTTGAGCGGGCCGGGTCCTTTGAAGGCGAAGGCAGTATCACTGGCTTCTATACGACGCTGGTCGAAGGGGATGACATGAATGATCCGATCGGGGATTCCGTGCGTTCCATCGTGGACGGGCACATCGTTCTAAGCCGTTCGTTGGCGCAGAAGGGTCACTTCCCGGCGATCGATATCATGCAAAGTGCCAGCCGGGTGATGCGGGCGGTGTCTTCGCCGGAGCACTCCAAACTGGCGCAAAAGCTGCGTGAAACCCTGGCGGTCTATAAAGACGCCGAGGATCTGATCAACATCGGAGCCTACAAACCTGGATCCAATCCCAAGATTGACCGGGCCGTGAAGGTGATTGATCAGGTGAACGACTTCCTTAAACAGAGAGTCGAGGACCCGACCAACTTCACGCAGACCGTGCGTCAGATGCAACAGATTCTTATCAACGCCTAGTAGAGGTGGATCATGAAATTCAAATTTCCACTTCAAAAGGTTCTTGAACACCGCAAGATCAAAGAAAATCTGGCACAAAAGGACTTTCAAGAGGCCGTGAACCTTTATCAAGAGGAACTGGAGCGTCTGAATCAGATGGGCAGCCAGGTTCAGAACGCCCATGCACAGGTGGGAGCGCTCAGTAATCAGGGCGGGGCCCAAGGTCCAGCTCTTTCTCAGATCCACGAGTTTCTTCAGGGCCAGCAAATCCGCATCCAGAGGCAAATGCAAAAAGTTCAGGAATTCGAGAAATTGGTCGAGGCCAAGAGAGAAATTTTGCGACAAGCCGCTCTGGAATATAAAATTATGGAGAAGATGCGTGAAAACAAGTTCGAAGAATATCGGGCTGAGCGTCTTTCCAATGACCAGAAGGAAATGGATGAACAGTCCATTCTGCGGTTTAAAGCTGTGAAGGAATCATAGGCAGATGAAAAGCGGATACGATCAGTTCTTCAAAAATGCACGTCAGGTTGCCGACCAGAACAACGGAGTGAAGTTTCAAAAAAGAAACGCGTCTCCGAAACTGCATCTGGATCTGGCGTCCGAAGACGTCGAACAGCAGATCCGCCGCCGAATGAAAATGTCTGCTCCAAAGAAGAAGAAAAAAGCCCCGGTACCATGGAAAATGATTGGCGTGTCCTTCATGGGTTTCATGGTGGCCATCTGGGGATTCCAGAATCACGAAGAAGTTGAAAACATCATCAAACGTGTCGAAGTTCAGATGACGGGTGAGGCGATTGCCCAGCCGTCAGCGGCTCCTGCAGAGCCGGCACCTGCCGAAGCGAAAGCGGAAGCTCCGGTGACCGCGGCGATGAGTGGTGCTGAAATCGATCACCTGCAAAAACTGAATGAAAGAAACAAAGAACTCGATGCGCGTGAAGAAGAGCTGAACCGCATGGAGACCGAACTTGCCACCCAGAAGGTGGAACTTGAAAAACGCCTGAAAGAGCTGGAAGAGATGCGCAGCAAGATCTCCGGCATCCTGGAAGACCGGGTCAAGGCGGACGACGAGAAAGTCGATACTTTGGTACAGATGTACACCAATATGAAGCCACCCCAGGCGGCCAAAGTCTTTGAGACGATGGACGAGGATTTGGCAATTGAAATACTTGGTCGTATGAAAAAGAAGAATGCTGCTGATATTATGAATTTGTTGAAGCCTGAAAAAGCTCAGATTTTGTCTGAGATGTTTGCGGGCTACAAGCGTCGTGCTCCTGCGAGCGCGAAATAATAAAGTAACGACAGTTTTTTCCAGGGAAGGAGGAAGGTTTGTTACAAAGTATCGTACCCCCCATGGTGGGTGCGACCGAGATGAAGTCACCACCTGACAGAGGGGTGGAGAAAGACTTCAAGGGAACCGGATCCGGCTCTTCTTTCGGCAAAGCTCTCGAGGAGAAAATAGCCTCGAAAGACCCGAAAGAAACGAAAGAGCCACCGCAGCGGGAACTGAAGGCGAAGAATGAAAAGCCTGAAAAGACCGAAGCGCAAAAAGGCAAGGAACCCGAGGTCAGCCAAAACGATGGGAAAGCAGAACGAAAGGGAACGGTTCGACAGCAAAAAATAAAAGAATTCATGGACTCCTTCGAGAGTGAATTCGAAATATCCCCCACGCGACTCGTGGAGGCGATGTCCCAGCTGGACGACACCCAACTAGTACAATCCCCGGAAGAGACGGCAGAAGCCGTGATCTCTCAATTGGGACTCAGTGATGAGGACGCAGACAAAGCGCAAGCGATGTATGCGGGCTTGCTGCTGCAGTTGAAGCAGACTCCTGCGCCTGCAAAGGCTCCGGAATTTGCGGTGGGTGCTGGCGTGGTGACTCAGGCCGGTGTGCAGCTGCGCGCTGAACAGGCGCAGGCCAAGCAGACCATGCTGGGTAATACCGTCGACCGTTTAAATCAGAAATTCTGGACAGACGCGCAGGCAAAACCTTTGCCTTCGGCAGCGTTGGGACAGCTTGATGCTGCAGCCCTGCAGAACATGGATCTGGATGAGGCATCTTTTGCGGATATTCCAAAACAGGAAATCCCGATGGATATGCCTCTGCCGGAAATGCCACAGCAGGCTCCAGGCAAGCTTCCTGAACTTCCTCCGCATCTGCAGGGGCAGATGAAGGACACCATGTCGCCGGCGTTGCTGGCGGCCTTGGCGGCAAAGAAAGCGACTGAAGCTCAGGCAGCCCAGGGAACTGGTGTTGCGGCTGAAGCGGCAGTTTCAGAGCAGGGCGCGGAACTGATGGCAGAGTTTACTCAGGCGGTTAAAACGCCGGAGGCTCCGAAGATTCCGACGGCTCAGGCTTTGAATCCGCTGGAGGTGCAGGCCAAGCTTTCCCAGGAATTCATGCGCAATGAATCCCAGGGTGGTAATCTGATGCAACAGGGCAATGACTTCATGAAAGGCATGAGCGCCGAAAAGGAGATGGGTGAAAAATCCACTCTGACATCCGGTGAATTCAAGCAGGGCCTTGAAGGGCTTCAGAATGTCCATGGCGCTCCGATCAAGGGTGAATCCCTGAAGATGGATGCGGCTTTGCCTCTGGCAGGGACGGCACCACAGGCACCGGTTGATGCCAAGGAAAACGAGGCGGCCGTGAAGCAGCTGATGAATCAGGCTCAGTACCTGATCAAACGCGGTGGCGGCGAAATGAAGGTTCAGATGACCCCGGAGGGCATGGGAACCATTCACCTGAAAGTCATGCTTCAGGACGGCAAAGTGAACATGCAGATGTCAGCAGATACTCAGGAGGCTAAAAAAGCCATCGAGTCCAGTCTAGCTGAACTGAAAACCAGTCTTGCTGCTCACAAACTGTCCATGGAGAATGTAAAGGTGGATGTGGTGAACACGACATCCGCGGATACGGCTACCCAAAACCAGACCAACATGAACGGCAATCAGCAAAGAGATCAGGCGCGCCAGTTCTGGAACCAGTTCAATGAGAACTTCGGATCCCAGGGCCGCAAGGAATCTTTCGCAGACATGCCTTCACTGAAAGGTTATGGCGGTCGTCGCGATCCACTTCAGCCAATCGAGACGCGCTCAGCGCCGACTCGCAAAGTTGAAGGCCGTGGTAGTGGACTGAATCTTGTAGCGTAACGGCTATGCCGGCAGAGCTGAAGCCCCGGCAGGGGCGTAAGCTGAAGCAGCTTTAAAAGGAGCAAAGATGACAATGGTGAACGCGAAACTTGGTGTGAATGCATTCGGAGCGACTCAGACAAAACCTGAGAACGCCGGGCCTTCCAACATGAGCGTGACAGACAGAGAAAAGCTGGGCGGTGAAAACGTCGGCGAAGTTCTGAACAAGATTGTCGATGCCAACTGGACAGATCCATCCAAAAAAGTTCGCACGGTCGGCAACCCGAGCTTGGACAAGGATGCTTTCTTCAAGCTGATGCTGACACAGATGAAAAATCAGGATCCGACGAATCCACTGAAGAGCCATGAGATGGCGGCACAGTTGGCAAGCTTCTCCTCTCTGGAGCAGATGCAGAACATGAACAAGTCACTTGAGGAAATGAAGAACGGTCAGAAGCCTTCAGAAAACTTCCAGGCGCTGAATCTGATCGGTAAAGCAGTTGCAGGTGATTCTTCGAAAGTGGTGCGCGGCACGAATGACAGAGAGCATGATTTCAAATTCACTCTGCCAATGGCTGCCAGCGAAGTGTCGGTGAAAGTTCGTGATGCCGAAGGAAACATCGTGCGCACGTACAATCTGAAATCACTGAAAGCGGGCGAAAACAAACTGACCTGGAATGGTGAAGACGAAAAAGCAATGAAGGCTCTGCCTGGTGAATACCAGTTCATCGCAGAAGCCAAAACTGCTGACGGTAAGAAGATGGGAATCAAAACAGACTTCGACGGAATGATCACCGGTGTGAGCTATTCCAATGAAGGCCCTGTGCTTCATGTGGGAAATCAGGCGATTCGTTTCTCTGACGTGAAGAAGATTACAGACCCACGTCTTATGACCACCGACCAGAAAGTAAATGATGTAACAAACCTAGACTTGAAGAAAGATGATGCTAAAGGACAAACTATGAAAGAGGGGAATGCAGAGTTACAAAACTCTTCCATGAATCCTGCTCCTGTAGCAAAATCTAACATCATGAACAATGTGGGCTTGTCCCGCGACATGATGGAAAAGATCGCCAAGGAGACAGCGAAGTAATGGTCGATTTAAAGAAGATACAAACTCTTGATCAACTCATCCCGCAGCAACCAGGGAAGGTAAAACAACCGGATCTGGCTGGGGGACCCTCCTTCAAGGAGACTCTGAATCAGGTCGGTGGTGTGAAGCCGCAGAACCTGGGACAGATGCAACCTCCTGGGCTTGCAAAAGCTGTTGAAGGGGTGAAGTTTTCGAATCACGCGATTGAGCGCATGAGAACACGGGGAATCAATTATTCACCGGAAGATGTCTCAAAAATCTCAGAAGCGGTTTCGAGAGCGGCGGCGAAAGGTTCCAAGGATTCATTGATTCTGATGAATGACTCGGCACTGATCGTCAGCGTGAAGAACAACACGGTTGTCACGGTGATGGACAAGAATGCGCTCAAAGAGAACGTGTTCACCAACATCGACTCAACAGTGGTGTTATAAGCGCGGAATCCTCCTTCGCTCATGAATGAGCTACGGCGGATAAATTGTGAAGCTGTCCTGAAGTGACAGATAGCAATGGATTGCACAATTTAATATTAGGGCTGGTCCTCGTAGAGGAGGCCCTCCAAACGGCGGAATTCGACTAATTCTGCCAACGACATGGAGGTCACATGGGTATTCTTTCTTCATTGTACACTGGTGTATCCGGTATGACAGCACAGGGCGAGGCTCTGGGTGTTATCGGGGACAATATCGCCAATGCGAACACTATCGGTTTCAAAGCAAGCCGTGCAGAGTTCCAGGACATCATCTCCAAAAATCTAAAAGGTATTGTTGGTGGTAACCAAATTGGCCGCGGTGTGAAGATCGGTGCCGTAAATCCAATCCTTTCCCAGGGTAACATCGACGCCACTGAAAAAGTGACGGACCTTGCGATCTCCGGTGATGGTTATTTCAAAGTTAAAGGCTCCGATGGTGAGTCTTACACTCGTGACGGTTCCTTCCACTTCGACCGTGAAGGTTACCTGGTAACAAACGACAATCAGCGCGTACAGGGCTTCTCCACAGACGAGAAGGGCAATATCGTCAACAAAATGACCGATATCAAATTCCCTCGCGCTCTGATCCCGGCTAAAGCTACAAAAGAACTGAAACTGGATCTGAACCTTGACTCCCGTATGGAGCCGACGAAGAAATTCGATGTTAACGATCCATACTCCACTTCTCATTACTCTACAGGCGTTGAGATGTACGACTCTCAGGGTAACAAACACCTTGTCAGCTTCTTCTTCAACAAAGTTAACGACCGTGAATGGGAATTCAAAGGTTTGGTTGACGGTAAAGAGATCACTGGCGGCGAAGAAGGCAAAATGTCTGAAGTGGCTGCTGGTAAATTGATGTTCACAGTTGACGGTAAACTGGATTCCCAGGAAACAACGTCCACGAACTTCAACTTCAAAGGCGGTGCTTTGCAGGACCAGCAGGTGAAGCTGAACTTCGGTGATGCTATCAAGGACGGCGGTAAAGGTTTGGACGGTACTAAGCAGTACGGTAAAAACTCGGACCTGATCTCCTGGCACCAGGATGGCGCGGCTGCAGGTACTATCACTGGCCTGTCCTTCAATGACGAAGGTACATTGACAGCGGTATACTCCAATGGTCAGGCCAATGACCTTGCCCAGATCGCTTTGGCGAAGTTCGAGAACCCGGAAGCTCTGTTCAAAGTCGGTAACAACCGTTTGAAAGAATCCAGAGACTCCGGTACTGCCTCCGTAGGTGCCCCAGGCGCTGCCGGCCGCGGTAAGTTGTTCGCGAAATCCCTGGAAAGATCCACAGTGGATCTGGCTACAGAGTTCGTAAACATGATCCAGAATCAGCGTGGTTTCCAGGCCAATGCCAAAACCATCACGACGACGGACGAGCTTCTGAACGAAGTTATTCAGTTGAAACGTTAATTCCCGCTAGTCTAAACCTACCATGACCATGTCGACAGGCTCCCTGACCAGGAGCCTGTTTTTTTTCGTTTGGCAATAGTGAATACCAAGTTGTTTAGTTTCATCTTTGCAATCTCACCTCTGTGACCGATTAAATCTATGTAATAATGGCTATTTAGGGCTCCAATATGAAATTTGCTACTTTTGTTTAGAAACAAATCTGCTATAAATTGCATATAGATTTTACGAACCAGTAACAAAGGTGACTCTCGATGAGATGCTTAGTAGTCGAAGATGATAACGAGATCGCAACAATAGTGAAACAGGGCCTGGGTGAACTTGAAGGTGAAGTCGATGTTGAATCCAATGGACGCCGCGCTTTT
Coding sequences within it:
- a CDS encoding flagellar hook protein FlgE, which codes for MGILSSLYTGVSGMTAQGEALGVIGDNIANANTIGFKASRAEFQDIISKNLKGIVGGNQIGRGVKIGAVNPILSQGNIDATEKVTDLAISGDGYFKVKGSDGESYTRDGSFHFDREGYLVTNDNQRVQGFSTDEKGNIVNKMTDIKFPRALIPAKATKELKLDLNLDSRMEPTKKFDVNDPYSTSHYSTGVEMYDSQGNKHLVSFFFNKVNDREWEFKGLVDGKEITGGEEGKMSEVAAGKLMFTVDGKLDSQETTSTNFNFKGGALQDQQVKLNFGDAIKDGGKGLDGTKQYGKNSDLISWHQDGAAAGTITGLSFNDEGTLTAVYSNGQANDLAQIALAKFENPEALFKVGNNRLKESRDSGTASVGAPGAAGRGKLFAKSLERSTVDLATEFVNMIQNQRGFQANAKTITTTDELLNEVIQLKR
- a CDS encoding MotE family protein, whose translation is MKSGYDQFFKNARQVADQNNGVKFQKRNASPKLHLDLASEDVEQQIRRRMKMSAPKKKKKAPVPWKMIGVSFMGFMVAIWGFQNHEEVENIIKRVEVQMTGEAIAQPSAAPAEPAPAEAKAEAPVTAAMSGAEIDHLQKLNERNKELDAREEELNRMETELATQKVELEKRLKELEEMRSKISGILEDRVKADDEKVDTLVQMYTNMKPPQAAKVFETMDEDLAIEILGRMKKKNAADIMNLLKPEKAQILSEMFAGYKRRAPASAK
- the fliJ gene encoding flagellar export protein FliJ — its product is MKFKFPLQKVLEHRKIKENLAQKDFQEAVNLYQEELERLNQMGSQVQNAHAQVGALSNQGGAQGPALSQIHEFLQGQQIRIQRQMQKVQEFEKLVEAKREILRQAALEYKIMEKMRENKFEEYRAERLSNDQKEMDEQSILRFKAVKES
- a CDS encoding flagellar hook-length control protein FliK codes for the protein MLQSIVPPMVGATEMKSPPDRGVEKDFKGTGSGSSFGKALEEKIASKDPKETKEPPQRELKAKNEKPEKTEAQKGKEPEVSQNDGKAERKGTVRQQKIKEFMDSFESEFEISPTRLVEAMSQLDDTQLVQSPEETAEAVISQLGLSDEDADKAQAMYAGLLLQLKQTPAPAKAPEFAVGAGVVTQAGVQLRAEQAQAKQTMLGNTVDRLNQKFWTDAQAKPLPSAALGQLDAAALQNMDLDEASFADIPKQEIPMDMPLPEMPQQAPGKLPELPPHLQGQMKDTMSPALLAALAAKKATEAQAAQGTGVAAEAAVSEQGAELMAEFTQAVKTPEAPKIPTAQALNPLEVQAKLSQEFMRNESQGGNLMQQGNDFMKGMSAEKEMGEKSTLTSGEFKQGLEGLQNVHGAPIKGESLKMDAALPLAGTAPQAPVDAKENEAAVKQLMNQAQYLIKRGGGEMKVQMTPEGMGTIHLKVMLQDGKVNMQMSADTQEAKKAIESSLAELKTSLAAHKLSMENVKVDVVNTTSADTATQNQTNMNGNQQRDQARQFWNQFNENFGSQGRKESFADMPSLKGYGGRRDPLQPIETRSAPTRKVEGRGSGLNLVA
- a CDS encoding TIGR02530 family flagellar biosynthesis protein: MVDLKKIQTLDQLIPQQPGKVKQPDLAGGPSFKETLNQVGGVKPQNLGQMQPPGLAKAVEGVKFSNHAIERMRTRGINYSPEDVSKISEAVSRAAAKGSKDSLILMNDSALIVSVKNNTVVTVMDKNALKENVFTNIDSTVVL
- a CDS encoding FliI/YscN family ATPase; this encodes MSEFELNLDKYSDVIQSVHLTKDSGKVTEVNGMLIKGYLPGASVGSIVSINPSGMEKSFLAEVVGFKDKHVLMMALNDMRGVALGSKIVLARQIATVRAGEELLGRVVDGLGRPLDDKGEVENFREVPLYSEVRNPLDRRPIREPIDLGIRAINGALTAGLGQRVAIMAGSGVGKSVLLGMMARNTNADVNVIAMIGERGREVREFIEHDLGPEGMKRSVVVCVTSDQSPLLRMRGAYVATALAEYFSSQGKNVLLMMDSVTRFAMAQREIGLSTGEPPSQKGYTPSVFATLPKLLERAGSFEGEGSITGFYTTLVEGDDMNDPIGDSVRSIVDGHIVLSRSLAQKGHFPAIDIMQSASRVMRAVSSPEHSKLAQKLRETLAVYKDAEDLINIGAYKPGSNPKIDRAVKVIDQVNDFLKQRVEDPTNFTQTVRQMQQILINA
- a CDS encoding flagellar hook assembly protein FlgD is translated as MTMVNAKLGVNAFGATQTKPENAGPSNMSVTDREKLGGENVGEVLNKIVDANWTDPSKKVRTVGNPSLDKDAFFKLMLTQMKNQDPTNPLKSHEMAAQLASFSSLEQMQNMNKSLEEMKNGQKPSENFQALNLIGKAVAGDSSKVVRGTNDREHDFKFTLPMAASEVSVKVRDAEGNIVRTYNLKSLKAGENKLTWNGEDEKAMKALPGEYQFIAEAKTADGKKMGIKTDFDGMITGVSYSNEGPVLHVGNQAIRFSDVKKITDPRLMTTDQKVNDVTNLDLKKDDAKGQTMKEGNAELQNSSMNPAPVAKSNIMNNVGLSRDMMEKIAKETAK